Genomic window (Tardiphaga sp. vice304):
CGAACAGGTTGGAGCCGACCACGACGTCGAACTTGTCGGGATTCAGCACGAAATGTGCGGTGAGAATATCGATGTGGAACTTGTCCCAGCGCACGTCCGGATAGGCCTTGGCCATCTCCTCCACGCGCTCGTCCCAATACGGCATGGTGATCGAGATGCCGTTGGACTTGGTCGCCGAGGTGAGATGTTTCTTCGGCCGCGACTGCGCGAGGTCGAAGGCATATTTCAGGATGCGATCGACGCCTATGCGCGTCATCACCGTCTGCTGGGTGACGAATTCGCGGTCGGTGCCGGGGAACATGCGACCGCCGACCGACGAATATTCGCCTTCGGTGTTCTCACGCACGACCCAGAAATCGATGTCGCCGGGATTGCGACCGACCAGCGGGCTCGGCACGCCCGGCATCAGGCGCACCGGGCGCAGATTGACGTATTGGTCGAACTCGCGACGGAACTTGATCAGCGAGCCCCACAGCGAGATGTGATCCGGAATCTTGGCCGGCAGGCCGACGGCGCCGAAATAGATCGCGTCATGGGTGCCGATCTGGTCCTTCCAGTCGTCCGGCATCATCTGGCCGTGCTTGGCGTAATAATCGTAAGATGAGAAGTCGTAATGATCGAAATGCAGCTTGATGCGGTGCGCCTTGGCGGCGGCTTCCAGCACGCGCAGGCCCTCGGGCATCACTTCCTTGCCGATGCCGTCACCGGGGATGACAGCGATGCGGTATTCTTTCTGGGTGCTCACTTCAGGTTCCTTCGCGTCAGAAAAACTGAAGCGAGCTGTGGACCAAACCGGCCCCGCGATCAACGCTGCAGTGCAATGTTGACCGCTTTTGCCGCACCGGCCTAACTCGGATCGTAGCCCGGATGGAGCGAAGCGGAATCCGGGATCAAACATCGACGACAGCCCCGGATTCCGCTTCGCTCCATCCGGGCTACAGGAAAATCGAATGGACCTTCATCTGCACGGCAAGCGCGTTCTGATCACCGGTGCGTCAAAAGGCATCGGCGCCGCCGCGGCCGAGGCTTTTGCCGCCGAGGGCGCGCATCTGCATCTGGCCGCGCGCAACGTCGCGCTGCTGGAGGCGTTGGGCGACCGGCTGCGCGCCAGGCACCAGATCGACGTCACCATCCATCCGGTCGACTTGCGCCAGCCCAACCAGCTCGCAGCGCTGGCAGAGGCCGCCGACGAAATCGACATCCTGGTCAACAATGCCGGCGACATCCCCGGCGGTTCGCTCGAGAAAATCGACGAACCGACCTGGCGCCACGCCTGGGACCTGAAGGTATTCGGCTTCATCAATTTGACGCGGCTGGTCTATGCAAGGATGAAGGCGCAGGGGCACGGCGTCATCATCAACGACATCGGCGCCGCCGGTGAGAAATTCGACGCCAACTATATCTGCGGCAGCGCCGGCAACGCCGCGCTGATGGCCTTCACCCGCGCTCTCGGCGGCAAGAGCCTGAAGGACAATATTCGCGTCGTCGGCATCAATCCGGGCCCGGTCGAGACCGAGCGCCACATTACGCTGATGAAGACCCGCGCCAAGGCGCAGTTCGGCGACGACAACCGGTTTCGCGAATTGCAGTCCGGCCTGCCGCTCGGCCGGGCCGCGCATCCTGCCGAGATCGCCGACCTGATGACGTTCCTCGCGTCGGACCGCGCGGGATATACGTCCGGCGTGATCTACACGGTGGACGGCGGGCTGAGCGCGGGGTGGGTGTAGGGCTGCGAGGTACTTGCAGCCCGTCATTGCGAGGAGCACTTGCGACGAAGCAATCCAGTTCTTCCCGATCTCGTGGCTCTCTGGATTGCTTCGTCGCTTCGCTCCTCGCAATGACGACGGAGCGCTAGATCCGCTCCACCATCTGCTTGATCAGCGTGGTGATGCGGCCAGTCGGCGATTCCAGTTGCTCCATCACGGTGAAATGGTTGGCGCCGGGAATTTCCTCGTAGCTGACCGGCAGGCCGTGCTGCGCGCGGAACGCGGCGAGATCCGCGCTCTGCTGGCGAAGAATCGGCAATTCGCCGCCGCCGACCACGATCGACAGCGGCGCCGCGGGGCCGCCGTCCTGCATCAGCGGCGATTGGCGCTGCGCCATCGCCTCGTCGAGCTGCAGCTTCTCGTTGAGATAGGAATGCCGGATCGGCTCCAGGTCGTAGATCCCGGAGATCGCGACGCCGCCCTTGATTGCCGGATGATTGAGCGTGGTGGCGGTGAGATGACCGCCGGCCGACCAGCCGGAGACCACGATGCGCTGGGGGTCGCCGCCCAGCGCCGGCAATTGCTCGACCAGCGCATCGACGCTGGCGTGCAGTTCGGCGACGATCTGGTCGAGCGAGGCCTCAGGCGCCAGCGTGTAACCGACCACCGCGACGTTGATGCCATGCGCCATCGGGCCGGCCGCAAAGCAGGTGAAGAAGTCCTTGGAGCGCATCTGCCAGTAGCCGCCGTGGATCAGCAGCAGGGTCGGCCCGCCCTCGGCGGCCTTCATGAAATCGAATTTGTTGCGCTCGGCGGGACCGTAGGAGAGGTCGAGATGCGCGGGGTATTTCGCTTTCATCGTCTCGGAGCGCTTCACCCAACCGGCGGAGATCTCGGAACTGTTGGAAACGGCCAGGCCGTTGTTGAGCCCGGCATCGAGCTGCTCACGGCTCATCGCGCGCCAGTCTGTTTCGCCGAAAGGCTTACCCATGGTTGCATCCCCGCTATGCGGGCGACAGCCCGCGATTCCACAAATCCGCAAAATGGTCTACACGGCTATTTCGTCGGGATCGACAACAATGCGGCAACGAACTGGAGACGTGCGTGGCGACTGATCAAACA
Coding sequences:
- a CDS encoding SDR family oxidoreductase; translation: MDLHLHGKRVLITGASKGIGAAAAEAFAAEGAHLHLAARNVALLEALGDRLRARHQIDVTIHPVDLRQPNQLAALAEAADEIDILVNNAGDIPGGSLEKIDEPTWRHAWDLKVFGFINLTRLVYARMKAQGHGVIINDIGAAGEKFDANYICGSAGNAALMAFTRALGGKSLKDNIRVVGINPGPVETERHITLMKTRAKAQFGDDNRFRELQSGLPLGRAAHPAEIADLMTFLASDRAGYTSGVIYTVDGGLSAGWV
- a CDS encoding tartrate dehydrogenase, producing MSTQKEYRIAVIPGDGIGKEVMPEGLRVLEAAAKAHRIKLHFDHYDFSSYDYYAKHGQMMPDDWKDQIGTHDAIYFGAVGLPAKIPDHISLWGSLIKFRREFDQYVNLRPVRLMPGVPSPLVGRNPGDIDFWVVRENTEGEYSSVGGRMFPGTDREFVTQQTVMTRIGVDRILKYAFDLAQSRPKKHLTSATKSNGISITMPYWDERVEEMAKAYPDVRWDKFHIDILTAHFVLNPDKFDVVVGSNLFGDILSDLGPACTGTIGIAPSGNINPAGDFPSVFEPVHGSAPDIAGMGIANPIGMIWSGAMMLEHLGEKAASDSIVKAIERTLGERTLRTRDLGGQADTGACGKAVAEMVE
- a CDS encoding alpha/beta hydrolase; the protein is MGKPFGETDWRAMSREQLDAGLNNGLAVSNSSEISAGWVKRSETMKAKYPAHLDLSYGPAERNKFDFMKAAEGGPTLLLIHGGYWQMRSKDFFTCFAAGPMAHGINVAVVGYTLAPEASLDQIVAELHASVDALVEQLPALGGDPQRIVVSGWSAGGHLTATTLNHPAIKGGVAISGIYDLEPIRHSYLNEKLQLDEAMAQRQSPLMQDGGPAAPLSIVVGGGELPILRQQSADLAAFRAQHGLPVSYEEIPGANHFTVMEQLESPTGRITTLIKQMVERI